Part of the Mycolicibacterium mengxianglii genome is shown below.
GAGGCGATTACGGCGGGTTCCGGGGGGTACGCATCCGGCAGCCAACGGCGGGAAGAGTGATGGAATGGCTGTCAGCATCTGACTACGCCTGGGGCAGGGTGATCCTGCACCGGGGCGTCGCGGCGATATTCCTGGTCGCGTTTCTCTGCGCCGCCCTACAGTTCCGGGGGCTGCTCGGCTCCCACGGCCTGCTCCCGATACCCCGGTTTCTCGCCGTCCGGTCGAACCGGACCCACCCGAGCATCTTTCACTGGCATTACTCGGACCGGTTATTCGCAGCGGTCTGTTGGCTCGGGGTCTGTCTCAGTGCCGCGCTGGTCGCCGGTCTGGCCGACCTGGTGCCGCCGTGGGGTTCGGTGCTCCTCGGGTTGACGCTGTGGGCCCTCTATCTGTCGATCGTGAACGTCGGCCAGACGTGGTACTCGTTCGGGTGGGAATCGCTGCTCCTGGAGACGGGGTTCCTGGTCGCCTTCCTGGGCAACGAGGAGACGTCGCCACCGTGGTTGATCCTGCTGTTGGTGCGATGGCTGTTGTTCCGGGTGGAATTCGGCGCCGGCATGATCAAACTGCGCGGCGACCCGTGCTGGCGTGATCTGACCTGCCTGGACTACCACCACGAAACCCAACCGATGCCCGGCCCGCTGAGCTGGTTCTTCCACAATCTGCCGCGGCCGCTGCACCGGGTCGAGGCCGCGGGAAACCACATCACCCAGTTGATCGTGCCCTTCGGGTTGTTCGCCCCACAGCCGATCGCCGGCGCCGCGGCGGCCATCATGATCGTCACTCAGCTGTGGCTGGTGGCTTCCGGGAACTTCGCCTGGCTGAACTGGCTCACGATCCTGTTGGCGTGCAGTGCGATCGACGACCGCGGCTGGTCCTGGATCCTCGGCAGTGCACCACCCACTGCGACCGCCGCCCAGCCGACGTGGTTCCTGGCCCTCGTCGTCGCAGTCACCGCGCTGGTGCTGGTCCTGAGCTGGCGGCCGGCCCGCAACCTGGTGTCCAGCCGGCAGCGCATGAACAGCACCTTCGACCCGTACCACCTGGTGAACGCCTACGGTGCATTCGGCAGTGTGAGCCGGACCCGCGACGAGCTGGTCCTGGAAGGCACCGCCGACGAGCGGATCACGGCACAGACGCAGTGGCGCGAGTACGGGTTTCGCGGCAAACCGGGTGACGTGCGACGGTTGCCGCGTCAGTACAGTCCTTATCACCTACGGCTCGACTGGCTGATGTGGTTCGCCGCGCTGTCGCCGTCCTATGCGATGCCATGGCTCGGCAGACTGTGCGTGGCGATGCTCACCAATGATCGCCAGATCCTGAAACTCCTGGCGGACAACCCGTTCCCCGATGAGCCGCCCAGACATGTCCGGGCAGTGCTGTACCGGTACCGCTTCACCACCTTCGACGAGCTCAAACGTGACCGCGCGTGGTGGCGACGTGAACCGCTCGGCGAGTACCTCGCGCCGCTGACACTCTCAGAGGCCCGGTTGCTCAGCGGGAGTCGGTGGAACTAGCCCGGCCGGCCACCCGATCATCGAGCGACTCCACCTACGCGACCACCCCCACGGCCGGCCCTGCTGGCCGGGACTCCTCCTCCCGAATGACGGCGCGCCGGGGGCAAAGTCGCCGTTCGGGCAACGGACTCGGCTTATGGTCAGAGTCCGACCGTCCCCCGAAACACCCAGGAGCATCACCCATGCCCGTCGTCGTCGTTGCCACCCTCCCCATCAAGCCCGGGTCCGCCGATGCGGTCCGCGAGGCCTGTACGCGCGCGATCGCCGCGGTGCACAATGAGCCCGGCTGCGACCTGTACGCACTGCACGAGGGTGAGAACGTGTTCGTGTTCGTCGAGCAGTGGGCCGACGACGATGCGCTCAAGACCCACAGCGCGGCGCCCGCGGTCACCGCGATGTTCGGGGAGATCGGCGAGCACCTCGATGGTGCTCCCGACATCAGGATCGTGCAGGCCGTTCCGGCCGGCGATCCCGCCAAGGGTTCGCTGCGGCACTGACATGGGCTCCCTCGACGGAAAAGTCGCCTTCATCACCGGCGCCGCGCGCGGGCAGGGACGCGCCCACGCAGTCAAGCTGGCATCCGAAGGCGCTGACATCATCGCTGTTGACCTGTGCGACGAAATCGCTTCGGTGCCTTACCCACTCGCCACTCCCGACGACCTCGCCGCCACCGTCAAGTTGGTCGAGGAGACCGGGGCACGCATCGTTGCGAGTCAGGCCGATGTGCGCGACCGAGCCAGCCTGAAGTCCGCGTTGTGGGCGGGCATCGACGAACTCGGCGTGCCCGAGATCGTGATTGCCAATGCCGGTATCGCACCGATGGCCGGTGCGGACGCCTGGCAGGACGTCATCGACGTCAACCTCACCGGGGTGTACCACACCCTCGACGTGGTGATGAAGCCGATGATCAAGGCGGGCAAGGGCGGATCGATCGTGCTCACCAGTTCGGTGGCCGGCCTGGTGGGCCTGGCAT
Proteins encoded:
- a CDS encoding lipase maturation factor family protein; the encoded protein is MEWLSASDYAWGRVILHRGVAAIFLVAFLCAALQFRGLLGSHGLLPIPRFLAVRSNRTHPSIFHWHYSDRLFAAVCWLGVCLSAALVAGLADLVPPWGSVLLGLTLWALYLSIVNVGQTWYSFGWESLLLETGFLVAFLGNEETSPPWLILLLVRWLLFRVEFGAGMIKLRGDPCWRDLTCLDYHHETQPMPGPLSWFFHNLPRPLHRVEAAGNHITQLIVPFGLFAPQPIAGAAAAIMIVTQLWLVASGNFAWLNWLTILLACSAIDDRGWSWILGSAPPTATAAQPTWFLALVVAVTALVLVLSWRPARNLVSSRQRMNSTFDPYHLVNAYGAFGSVSRTRDELVLEGTADERITAQTQWREYGFRGKPGDVRRLPRQYSPYHLRLDWLMWFAALSPSYAMPWLGRLCVAMLTNDRQILKLLADNPFPDEPPRHVRAVLYRYRFTTFDELKRDRAWWRREPLGEYLAPLTLSEARLLSGSRWN
- a CDS encoding putative quinol monooxygenase, with amino-acid sequence MPVVVVATLPIKPGSADAVREACTRAIAAVHNEPGCDLYALHEGENVFVFVEQWADDDALKTHSAAPAVTAMFGEIGEHLDGAPDIRIVQAVPAGDPAKGSLRH
- a CDS encoding mycofactocin-coupled SDR family oxidoreductase, encoding MGSLDGKVAFITGAARGQGRAHAVKLASEGADIIAVDLCDEIASVPYPLATPDDLAATVKLVEETGARIVASQADVRDRASLKSALWAGIDELGVPEIVIANAGIAPMAGADAWQDVIDVNLTGVYHTLDVVMKPMIKAGKGGSIVLTSSVAGLVGLASPMAGSVGYAAAKHGIVGLMRVYANLLAPYRIRVNSIHPAGVNTPMIDNDFTRSWLEGLTQETQGGPDMSNALPVQTLEPEDIANAAFWLVADTGRYVTGITLPVDAGYVNKR